A region of Pseudomonas saponiphila DNA encodes the following proteins:
- a CDS encoding ABC transporter ATP-binding protein, with translation MLQFENVSTFYGKIQALHSVNVEIRQGEIVTLIGANGAGKSTLLMTLCGSPQAHSGSIRYLGEELVGQSSAQIMRKSIAVVPEGRRVFARLTVEENLAMGGFFTDKGDYQEQMDKVLALFPRLKERFTQRGGTMSGGEQQMLAIGRALMSKPKLLLLDEPSLGLAPIIIQQIFDIIEQLRRDGVTVFLVEQNANQALKIADRAYVLENGRVVMQGTGEALLTDPKVREAYLGG, from the coding sequence ATGCTGCAGTTCGAAAACGTTTCCACCTTCTACGGCAAGATCCAGGCGTTGCACAGCGTCAACGTCGAGATCCGCCAGGGCGAAATCGTCACCCTGATCGGCGCCAACGGTGCTGGCAAGTCCACCCTGCTGATGACCCTCTGCGGCTCGCCGCAGGCCCACAGCGGCAGCATCCGTTACCTGGGTGAAGAGCTGGTGGGGCAAAGCTCGGCGCAGATCATGCGCAAGAGCATTGCCGTGGTTCCCGAAGGCCGCCGGGTATTCGCCCGCCTGACCGTGGAGGAAAACCTCGCCATGGGCGGCTTCTTCACCGACAAGGGCGACTACCAGGAACAGATGGACAAGGTCCTGGCGCTGTTCCCACGGCTCAAGGAGCGCTTCACCCAGCGCGGCGGCACCATGTCCGGCGGCGAGCAGCAGATGCTCGCCATAGGCCGGGCGCTGATGAGCAAACCCAAGCTGTTGCTGCTGGACGAGCCATCCCTGGGCCTGGCGCCGATCATCATCCAGCAGATCTTCGACATCATCGAACAGTTGCGCCGCGACGGTGTGACGGTGTTCCTGGTGGAGCAGAACGCCAACCAGGCGTTGAAGATCGCCGACCGCGCCTACGTGCTGGAAAACGGCCGGGTGGTGATGCAAGGCACCGGCGAGGCGCTGCTGACCGATCCGAAGGTACGCGAAGCGTATCTGGGCGGCTAA
- the livH gene encoding high-affinity branched-chain amino acid ABC transporter permease LivH, producing MPDIYHFFQQLVNGLTVGSTYALIAIGYTMVYGIIGMINFAHGEVYMIGSYVAFIAIAGLAMMGLDSVPLLMTAAFIASIVVTSAYGYSIERIAYRPLRGSNRLIPLISAIGMSIFLQNTVLLAQDSKDKSIPNLIPGNFSIGPGGAHEVLISYMQIVVFVVTLIAMLGLTLFISRSRLGRACRACAEDIKMANLLGINTNNIIALTFVIGAALAAIAAVLLSMQYGVINPNAGFLVGLKAFTAAVLGGIGSIPGAMLGGLVLGVAEAFGADVFGDQYKDVVAFGLLVLVLLFRPTGILGRPEVEKV from the coding sequence ACTTTTTCCAACAGCTGGTTAACGGTCTGACCGTTGGCAGCACGTATGCCCTGATCGCCATCGGCTACACGATGGTCTACGGCATCATTGGAATGATCAACTTCGCCCACGGCGAGGTATACATGATCGGCTCCTACGTGGCGTTCATCGCCATCGCCGGGCTGGCCATGATGGGACTCGACAGTGTCCCGCTGTTGATGACCGCAGCCTTCATCGCGAGCATCGTGGTAACCAGTGCCTACGGCTACAGCATCGAACGGATCGCCTACCGCCCATTGCGTGGCAGTAACCGCCTGATCCCGCTGATCTCGGCCATCGGCATGTCGATCTTCCTGCAGAACACCGTTCTGCTGGCGCAGGACTCCAAGGACAAATCCATTCCCAACCTGATCCCGGGCAACTTCTCCATCGGGCCAGGCGGCGCACATGAAGTGCTGATTTCCTACATGCAGATCGTGGTATTCGTGGTGACCCTCATCGCCATGCTCGGTCTGACGCTGTTCATCTCCCGTTCTCGCCTGGGACGCGCCTGCCGCGCCTGCGCCGAGGACATCAAGATGGCCAACCTCCTGGGGATCAATACCAACAACATCATCGCCCTGACCTTCGTGATCGGCGCCGCACTGGCGGCCATCGCCGCCGTGCTGCTGAGCATGCAATACGGTGTGATCAACCCCAACGCCGGTTTCCTGGTGGGCCTGAAGGCCTTCACCGCAGCGGTCTTGGGCGGCATCGGCAGTATCCCGGGCGCGATGCTCGGCGGGCTGGTGCTGGGGGTGGCCGAAGCCTTTGGCGCCGACGTGTTCGGCGACCAGTACAAGGACGTCGTGGCGTTCGGCCTGTTGGTTCTGGTGCTGTTGTTCCGTCCGACCGGCATTCTGGGCCGTCCGGAGGTTGAGAAAGTATGA
- the istB gene encoding IS21-like element IS1474 family helper ATPase IstB, with protein sequence MMPQHTLNQLHQLRLDGMARALEEQWTLPASHSLSFDERLGLLLDRELAWRDNQRLVRLRKKAKLKYANACLEDLDRRTGRALDERLIATLASGDWIRQQHNLLLTGPTGAGKTWLACALGNQACRQGYSTLYLRTPRLLEQLRIAHGDGSFGRTLQQLAKVDVLVLDDWALAPLEEGARHDLLEVIDDRAGSRSTILTSQLPIEHWHGWINDPTLADAILDRLVHNAYRLTMKGESLRRKKAEEQAAS encoded by the coding sequence ATGATGCCGCAACACACCCTGAATCAACTGCACCAGCTACGCCTGGACGGCATGGCCCGCGCCCTGGAAGAGCAATGGACGCTGCCGGCCAGCCACAGCCTGAGCTTCGATGAACGCCTCGGCCTACTGCTCGACCGCGAACTGGCCTGGCGTGACAACCAGCGCCTGGTACGGCTGCGCAAGAAGGCCAAGCTCAAGTACGCCAACGCCTGCCTGGAAGATCTCGACCGCCGCACCGGACGCGCCCTGGACGAGCGTCTGATCGCCACCCTGGCCAGTGGCGACTGGATCCGCCAGCAGCACAACCTGCTGCTGACCGGCCCGACCGGTGCCGGCAAAACCTGGCTGGCCTGCGCCCTGGGCAACCAGGCCTGCCGCCAGGGCTATAGCACCCTGTACCTGCGCACCCCGCGCCTGCTGGAACAACTGCGCATCGCTCATGGCGACGGCAGCTTCGGCCGTACCCTGCAACAGCTGGCAAAGGTCGACGTCCTGGTGCTGGACGACTGGGCGCTAGCCCCGCTGGAGGAAGGAGCCCGGCATGACCTGCTGGAGGTGATCGACGACCGCGCTGGCAGCCGCTCCACCATCCTGACGAGCCAACTGCCCATCGAGCACTGGCACGGCTGGATCAACGACCCGACCCTGGCCGATGCCATCCTCGACCGCCTGGTGCACAACGCCTACCGACTGACGATGAAAGGCGAGTCGCTGCGCCGAAAAAAAGCCGAGGAACAAGCCGCATCGTGA
- a CDS encoding DUF2282 domain-containing protein: MSTTRTLSATALVLALGSALSIAAVSTTAHAADDMEKCFGVAMKGKNDCAAGAGTTCAGTSKVNDQANAWKLVPKGTCEKTASSTSPTGFGQLEAFKAKS; encoded by the coding sequence ATGAGCACCACTCGCACTCTGTCCGCCACCGCCCTGGTCCTGGCCCTGGGCTCCGCCCTGAGCATCGCCGCGGTGTCCACCACTGCCCATGCCGCCGACGACATGGAGAAGTGCTTCGGCGTGGCCATGAAGGGCAAGAACGATTGCGCCGCGGGCGCCGGCACCACCTGCGCCGGGACTTCCAAGGTCAACGATCAGGCCAATGCCTGGAAACTGGTGCCCAAGGGCACTTGCGAAAAAACCGCCAGCAGCACCTCGCCCACCGGTTTCGGCCAGCTCGAAGCCTTCAAAGCCAAGTCCTGA
- a CDS encoding high-affinity branched-chain amino acid ABC transporter permease LivM: MTRNLKSALFSALLVWAVAYPVLGLKLTIVGINLEVHDTSPAILATIALCSVLMFLRVLFHSQISAAWKSSPSMPLIPAKASNFLTLPSTQRWIILALILGALIWPFFGSRGAVDIATLILIYVMLGLGLNIVVGLAGLLDLGYVGFYAVGAYSYALLSHYFGLSFWICLPIAGLMSATFGFLLGFPVLRLRGDYLAIVTLGFGEIIRLLLRNMTDLTGGPNGISNIEKPTFFGLTFERKAAEGLQTFHEFFGLEYNSINKVIFLYLVALLLALGALFVINRLLRMPIGRAWEALREDEIACRALGLNPTVIKLSAFTLGAAFAGFAGSFFAARQGLVTPESFTFIESAIILAIVVLGGMGSQLGVILAAIVMILLPELMREFSEYRMLMFGAMMVLMMIWRPQGLLPMQRPHMELRK; encoded by the coding sequence ATGACTAGGAATCTTAAATCGGCGCTGTTCAGCGCCCTGTTGGTCTGGGCCGTCGCCTACCCGGTGCTGGGCCTGAAACTGACCATCGTCGGCATCAACCTGGAAGTCCACGACACCAGCCCGGCCATTCTCGCCACCATCGCGCTGTGCTCGGTGCTGATGTTCCTGCGGGTGCTGTTCCACAGCCAGATCAGCGCCGCCTGGAAGTCCTCTCCCAGCATGCCGCTGATCCCGGCCAAGGCCAGCAACTTCCTGACCCTGCCCAGCACTCAACGCTGGATCATCCTGGCGTTGATCCTTGGCGCCCTGATCTGGCCGTTCTTCGGCTCCCGGGGCGCGGTGGACATCGCAACGCTGATCCTGATCTACGTGATGCTGGGCCTGGGCCTGAACATCGTCGTCGGTCTGGCCGGCCTGCTGGACCTGGGCTACGTGGGGTTCTACGCCGTGGGTGCCTACAGCTACGCGCTGCTGTCGCACTATTTCGGCCTGAGCTTCTGGATCTGCCTGCCGATTGCCGGCCTGATGTCGGCCACCTTCGGCTTCCTGCTGGGGTTCCCGGTGCTGCGCCTGCGCGGCGATTACCTGGCCATCGTGACCCTGGGCTTTGGCGAGATCATCCGTCTGCTGCTGCGCAACATGACCGATCTCACCGGCGGCCCGAACGGCATCAGCAACATCGAGAAGCCGACGTTCTTCGGCCTGACCTTCGAGCGCAAGGCGGCGGAAGGCCTGCAGACCTTCCACGAGTTCTTCGGCCTGGAATACAACTCGATCAACAAGGTGATCTTCCTCTACCTGGTGGCCCTGCTGCTGGCGCTGGGAGCGCTGTTCGTCATCAACCGCCTGCTGCGCATGCCGATTGGCCGCGCCTGGGAAGCCTTGCGTGAAGACGAGATCGCCTGCCGCGCCCTGGGCCTGAACCCCACCGTGATCAAGCTCTCGGCCTTTACCCTGGGCGCCGCGTTCGCCGGGTTTGCCGGCAGCTTCTTCGCCGCGCGCCAAGGCCTGGTGACCCCGGAATCCTTCACCTTCATCGAGTCGGCGATCATTCTCGCCATCGTCGTGCTGGGTGGCATGGGCTCGCAGTTGGGGGTAATCCTGGCGGCGATCGTGATGATCCTCTTGCCTGAACTGATGCGTGAATTCAGCGAATACCGGATGTTGATGTTCGGCGCCATGATGGTGCTGATGATGATCTGGCGTCCTCAAGGTCTGCTGCCCATGCAACGTCCTCACATGGAGCTGCGCAAATGA
- the livG gene encoding high-affinity branched-chain amino acid ABC transporter ATP-binding protein LivG yields MSREILKVTGLSMRFGGLLAVNGVALTVKEKQVVALIGPNGAGKTTVFNCLTGFYQPSAGSILLDGEPIEGLPGHKIARKGVVRTFQNVRLFKDMTAVENLLIAQHRHLNTNFLAGLFKTPAFRKSEREAMEYAGYWLDKVNLREFANRPAGTLAYGQQRRLEIARCMMTRPRILMLDEPAAGLNPKETEDLKALISVLREEHNVTVLLIEHDMKLVMSISDHIVVINQGTPLADGTPEQIRDNPEVIKAYLGEA; encoded by the coding sequence ATGAGCCGCGAGATCCTCAAAGTAACCGGCCTGTCGATGCGTTTCGGCGGCCTGCTGGCGGTCAATGGCGTGGCCCTGACCGTCAAGGAAAAACAAGTGGTGGCATTGATCGGCCCGAACGGCGCCGGCAAGACCACGGTGTTCAACTGCCTGACCGGTTTCTACCAGCCCAGCGCCGGCAGCATCCTTCTGGACGGCGAGCCGATCGAGGGCCTGCCGGGCCACAAGATCGCCCGCAAGGGCGTGGTGCGGACCTTCCAGAACGTGCGCCTGTTCAAGGACATGACCGCGGTCGAGAACCTGCTGATCGCCCAGCACCGGCACCTGAACACCAACTTCCTGGCTGGTCTGTTCAAGACCCCGGCGTTCCGCAAGAGCGAGCGCGAGGCCATGGAATACGCCGGCTACTGGCTGGACAAGGTCAACCTGCGGGAGTTCGCCAACCGCCCCGCCGGGACCCTGGCCTACGGTCAGCAACGGCGCCTGGAAATCGCCCGCTGCATGATGACCCGTCCGCGGATCCTCATGCTCGACGAACCGGCCGCCGGCCTCAACCCCAAGGAAACCGAGGACCTCAAGGCGCTGATCAGCGTGCTGCGTGAGGAGCACAACGTCACCGTGCTGCTGATCGAGCACGACATGAAGCTGGTCATGAGCATTTCCGACCATATCGTCGTGATCAACCAGGGCACGCCCCTGGCCGACGGTACGCCGGAACAGATCCGCGACAATCCCGAAGTGATCAAAGCCTACCTGGGGGAAGCGTAA
- the istA gene encoding IS21 family transposase, translated as MAAPRVAMRNIKECLRLKFEAGLSHEKIARALQLSKGVVSKYIAAARVAGLDWPALVAMDEAALAAALFAPTSTNKPRGERVLPDVLSIHRELRRKGVTLQLLWEEYLAAHAGQPTYRYTQFVEHYRRYAQTLKRSMRQLHRAGEKLFIDYAGPTLPVVDPATGEVRRAHIFVAALGASNYTYACATPGETQVDWLTSLGQALTYFGGVPEMVVPDNPRALVAQPDRYEPGLNRATLECARHYQTVILPARPRKPQDKAKAEVAVQVVERWIMARLRHRQFFSLHALNQAIAELLEDLNRRPFKRLDGCRRDWFERLDRPALRALPVHPYEVATFKRCKVSIDYHIEVNGSFYSVPSALARQNVDVRLTAHTLEVLHGNRRVASHLLLGRRGAYSTQREHMPAAHQAHREWTPQRLLDWGARIGPYTRQLIDHQLTHKPHPEMGYRACLGLLSLARRYGNARLEAAAERAVHLRAFTGRSVRNLLQQGLDQQPLPQRAAETTLPGDHENVRGADYYQPPQQELFDDAATHPESTAPATPGRHGPRPGRAMDAAGQPQPELR; from the coding sequence ATGGCGGCGCCGCGAGTAGCCATGCGAAACATCAAAGAATGTCTGCGCCTCAAGTTTGAGGCCGGCTTGTCCCACGAGAAGATTGCCCGTGCCTTGCAGCTGTCCAAGGGCGTGGTTAGCAAGTACATCGCGGCGGCGCGGGTGGCCGGGCTGGACTGGCCGGCGCTGGTGGCCATGGACGAGGCCGCGCTGGCGGCCGCCTTGTTTGCACCGACGTCGACGAACAAGCCGCGCGGTGAGCGAGTGCTGCCCGATGTGCTGAGCATCCACCGCGAGTTGCGACGCAAGGGCGTGACCTTGCAGCTGCTGTGGGAGGAATATCTCGCCGCGCATGCGGGCCAGCCGACCTACCGCTACACCCAGTTCGTCGAGCACTACCGGCGCTACGCCCAGACGCTCAAACGTTCGATGCGTCAGCTGCACCGTGCGGGCGAGAAGCTATTCATCGACTATGCCGGGCCGACGCTGCCGGTGGTCGACCCGGCCACCGGCGAAGTGCGCCGGGCGCACATCTTCGTCGCCGCCCTGGGCGCCTCGAATTACACCTATGCCTGCGCGACGCCAGGCGAAACCCAGGTGGACTGGCTGACCTCGCTGGGCCAGGCTCTGACCTACTTTGGCGGCGTGCCGGAAATGGTTGTGCCGGACAATCCGCGCGCCCTGGTCGCCCAGCCGGATCGCTACGAGCCGGGCCTGAACCGGGCCACGCTGGAGTGCGCGCGTCATTACCAGACGGTGATCCTGCCGGCACGGCCACGCAAGCCTCAGGACAAGGCCAAGGCCGAGGTGGCGGTGCAGGTGGTCGAGCGCTGGATCATGGCGCGGCTGCGCCATCGGCAGTTCTTCAGCCTGCATGCGCTTAACCAGGCCATCGCCGAGCTGCTGGAGGATCTGAATCGGCGCCCGTTCAAGCGGCTCGATGGCTGCCGGCGCGACTGGTTCGAGCGCCTGGATCGCCCGGCCTTGCGAGCGCTGCCGGTGCATCCCTACGAGGTCGCCACCTTCAAGCGCTGCAAGGTCAGCATCGACTACCACATCGAGGTCAATGGCAGCTTCTACAGCGTGCCCTCCGCCCTGGCCCGGCAGAACGTGGACGTGCGACTGACGGCACACACCCTGGAAGTGCTGCATGGCAACCGGCGGGTGGCCAGCCACCTGCTGCTGGGGCGACGCGGCGCTTACAGTACCCAGCGCGAGCACATGCCCGCGGCGCACCAGGCGCATCGCGAATGGACGCCACAACGCCTGCTCGACTGGGGCGCGCGGATCGGCCCCTACACGCGCCAACTGATCGATCACCAACTGACCCACAAGCCGCACCCGGAGATGGGCTACCGCGCCTGCCTCGGCCTGCTCTCGCTGGCCCGGCGCTATGGCAATGCACGCCTGGAAGCCGCTGCCGAACGTGCCGTACACCTGCGCGCCTTCACCGGGCGCAGCGTGCGCAACCTGCTCCAGCAAGGCCTGGATCAACAGCCGCTGCCCCAGCGTGCCGCCGAAACGACCTTACCCGGCGACCACGAGAACGTCCGTGGCGCCGACTACTACCAACCCCCGCAACAGGAGCTGTTCGATGATGCCGCAACACACCCTGAATCAACTGCACCAGCTACGCCTGGACGGCATGGCCCGCGCCCTGGAAGAGCAATGGACGCTGCCGGCCAGCCACAGCCTGAGCTTCGATGA